A region of Deinococcus rubellus DNA encodes the following proteins:
- a CDS encoding SDR family NAD(P)-dependent oxidoreductase, translating to MQIDLTGHLALVTGGSGQLGRVMCRTLAGCGADIAVHYHQNAASAEKVVAEARALGVRAVSVQGDITQQADVQAMRQQIEAELGSPDILVNNAVIQYDWTSVLTQPLADYEGQFRSSVLHNVLMAQVFVPAMIQHGWGRVIGINTECAMQNLPTQSAYVAGKRGMDGVLRVLAREVGEHQITVNQVAPGWMISEDKPDDAAADTYRAGVPLRRRGCDQDIANLVAYLASDLANFISGQYISVSGGNVMPTI from the coding sequence ATGCAAATCGATCTGACCGGCCACCTCGCTCTCGTCACCGGAGGCTCGGGGCAACTGGGCCGCGTCATGTGCCGCACGCTGGCGGGCTGCGGCGCGGATATCGCCGTGCATTATCACCAGAACGCAGCAAGCGCTGAAAAAGTGGTGGCCGAAGCGCGGGCGCTGGGCGTCAGGGCCGTCAGCGTGCAGGGCGACATCACGCAGCAAGCGGACGTGCAGGCCATGCGCCAGCAGATCGAGGCCGAACTCGGATCGCCCGACATTCTGGTCAACAATGCCGTCATTCAGTACGACTGGACCAGCGTGCTGACTCAGCCGCTGGCCGATTACGAGGGTCAGTTCCGCTCCAGCGTGCTGCACAACGTCCTGATGGCCCAGGTGTTCGTTCCGGCCATGATTCAGCACGGCTGGGGACGGGTCATCGGCATCAACACCGAGTGCGCCATGCAGAATCTGCCGACCCAGAGCGCCTATGTGGCAGGCAAGCGCGGCATGGACGGGGTGCTGAGGGTGCTGGCCCGCGAGGTCGGCGAGCACCAGATCACGGTCAATCAGGTGGCCCCCGGCTGGATGATCAGCGAGGACAAACCCGATGATGCCGCAGCCGACACTTACCGGGCCGGGGTGCCGCTGCGCCGCCGGGGCTGTGACCAGGACATCGCCAATCTGGTGGCGTATCTGGCTTCCGATCTGGCAAATTTCATCTCTGGGCAGTACATCTCGGTGTCGGGCGGCAACGTGATGCCGACGAT